Within Malus domestica chromosome 04, GDT2T_hap1, the genomic segment ACAAAGAACAATGGTAACCTAAATGCTAAAAAGTGGACATCACAGATACttcacaaacacacacacatatgcacACAAGGAAGCAAATGGCTGACACATATGGAGGGTTTCCCAAGTAATATGCATTGGCGGGCAGAGGCTGTGGATGTTATTCATATGAATTGTTCAAGTTTTTGGCAGATCAATCTGCCAAAACAACAACTTCCATATCTTCATCCCAAGAACTCACTGGTactcctcaaagaatgaggccCAGATATCATATATACACAGAAACCTCCGGATTTCTTGTCAATTGCTCATTGTTCTATGGTCATGTTAAATAGTCCCCACTTTGGTACAAAAAGGGCTCTTGGATACCAAGAGAAACCCTCCTGGAACAAGTTCTGGAAGGCCTTATGCATCCATTTAGAAATTAGAACCGACTatcaagattaaaaaattaagagtTCGTGATAGCATTCCTTTACATTCAACAAGATTTTTTTTAACTGCCTCCATTTTGAACCAACACAAAAATGACTAAATTTAATTTCCATCTTAATGCTTAAATCTTCCTCGTCATAACATCATTGTATGTTCTACATACATCACAAATGAATAAGCGTGTATGCTGTAGTCGGTGAATttgaaaaagataaaatgaacacacaaaagaagatctcaaatttggatgcCTTTCCAATAAGAAATGAGATCTGTATATTATTCACAGCATGATGGTATGAATTTAAGACTAGCCTACAGACCAACGATGataaacaaaatattcaaatcaaataatgAATAAACACCCTGAACTTGGAAcctttaagaaaacaaaaataacatttAGTATCTTCTGaagtataaaattataaatatgaATCTGAATGCCATATGGAAGAGAGctgaacttaaaacaaaaattaacctGTATCATCGGGTACTTTTTCTCTTCGGGACTCAAGAACATACCAGAACTTGTGCGAACATTACTCTTTATTCCCTGAAAAAATGGTACATAATACGATCAATTATGCACTTAAATGAACAGGAAGAATATCAAacaataaatataatatatatatatatatatatgtctgtGCATTCGATTAGAGTTTGATatacaaaagattcatttagaGATCACTTTGCTATCTTGTTGATGAAAAGTAAGGACATTTTCATCAGGTTCTCTATCCAAATAACACATTTTATTAAATAGATAAACACAAAGATATCATACAGAAGTCAATTGTAAGTAACTATATCAAAGCATTGTCCTTTTCTATCCAAAATAGTAAAGTTGTGGCTATTCTAATAAAGCATGCATAAAACTGGAAAAAAGACTAATGAGTAAGCCTGTGAAATTAAGTGAAGTCATGCCCTAAGATGGAGGGTTATCTGATACCGGGGTGTATGATAATTCGTAGGGCATCCTGCGTACCTTTCCTGTTCTTACGTCCACTACAGTGGAGACTTGAAGGCGAGGGGAGGCAAGAGTTCTAAGGTAGTCACATTCCTGAAATGGCCATAAAAACTTTCACTTTCACTTAACTATATAAAGGAGCTTCTTAAAAAACCAAAGCTGCTCAATAATAATGCAAGAACCTTCAATATTTCACCAGAAGTCAAATTTAATGTGCTACCAAACAACATAGATCAGCCAGCAAATGACAGCTTAAGACTAATAAGCAATTGCAGAAAATCTATCAGAACTTGGGAATTCCAACTTTGGTACTAATACTTTTTGGGGCCATTAATCATTACCCCCCTTTTCATTACTTCATTATGTCTTTACCACCTGgttctgttctttttttttatcttccccCACCAACAATTTGACGCGCACAGAATCACGAGCCAACACAATTACATCCAAATACGTTTCCTGCCAAGCTTCAAAGAAGCatacttttttgttttaaataatattttgaaaTCCAATGTAGCCCAACTCCAAACTACaatgaaaataattttaaattcctttattattattttttttttggtccaaTTCACTTTAAGTTATTGTTTTTTTAAAGGTTAGTATAGATCATTTTAAGTTAGTATAGTCCCttctttcaaaaataaaatacagaCTTAAACAATTACACAATTGCACGATTACAAACTTGCACAATTACAGACTTACACGATCACCCTATTAAACCATTACTGTAAACAGTAACTGCATATTCTCACCAAACAATTATAGTTCGGTAACCCTGAAAACAATTCCAGTTTTCACTATAGACAATTACAGTTAGTTACTCCTGCAAACAATTACAGAAAAGCTACCCTTAAAAACAATTACGGTAATCACATGTccaacaaaaaattacaaatagttAGAACTTAAATGGTGGAGTGTTCTCTTTTACTGCAGAACGAAAGTGGATATGAGACCCTTATGGTTGCTAACAACAAAGGTTTTAatcattattttaatttaagtgAACTTCATTGACTTGTGGGTCCAACTTAATGCATGTACTTGGGCATGGTAGAATATTGTAAGAGTTAAGAAACATCATGCCACATGAATAGAGGCAATTCTGTTATAAGATATAAGCATACCTCCATGCTCAAGAACTTATGAAGTACAATTATTCGAGGCTCCCAGCTGATTACTTCAGGTTTGACCTACATTGAGAgaataagaaaagaagaaatcaaattctATTTACTAGAAATTATAATGAGGTATATTAGTCCGGCTTCATGTTTGtatgcacagagagagagagagagatgcatcTCAGATGTGTTCTGCCTTTATTTTTCTAGCGATAGGAAACTGAAGAAATACACAGATGTGTTATGCCTTTATTTTTCTTGCGATAAGAAACTGAAGACATACACAGTAGGGAACTAACACAGGGAAAGTGGTTAACTACAACATTCTAGGTACCGGAAAACATGATAGACCCATCAACTGGTGTCAACACTAGTTTAAAAGCTACTAATATCATTAACCTTACTAACCTACAATTGTACAAGATTTTTTGGACAATCATACATTACTGCCTGCAATCACAGATATACCTGTACTTGTATCTAGATTGTTTCAGAAACTTTGTCCAACACCCTGTCATTGGATTAAATACCAATACTCACTTCTACGTGCACAAATCATAAAGATTTACAGCACGGTACAACTCCAGGTGGTAGACTATGACTAGAAGGTTCAGACCTAATAGACCTAAGCAACAACAAATTATTTTAAGACATAGATTGCATAAGTGTGTCATATCACACATACTGCCCCCAATTATGAATTGAAGGTACTCAAATGTCCAATTTTAATTGTCCTGTACATCAAATGATGCATGATAtttacttttaattttcttttccagCAGGCAGGGATTATCTGAAGTacttgaataaaaaattaaagctaAACTTGCAAACATACATATCCCAGGCGTAAAATTTCTGCTTCTTTATCATTGCTCCAATAAGCACCTGAGAATTCAAAACAGAGGAAAGCaaattagattaaaaaaaaatatttgtaacTTAAGCAACAAATGTGGTCTATCTACCAAACTAAACATGATAAGAACCATACCAACCTCCGGGCAACTGACGATAACCATCACTTCCAAGCACTTTTCTAGGAGATGGAAACCCCGAGCCTAATAAACAccaaattttaaacaaaaatcatCACATTAACGATACAATAAGCATGATATCCACTTGCAAACAACCGTAAAATAAATATGACATCACTTACAATAAAGCAATACAAAGAAATTGTTCTAGATAATAATTTAATCAACAATAAACAGGCTTTAAAAATACAAGATTGCAAGAATTATGCAACTAAACATATCAGTTCCATTGGTGTCCAATAGaccaaaaaagagaaaaaccaTAAAACGTTTAATCGATGAAATAATTCCAAAGATATGTACATCAACTGAAAGATATGTACCAAAAAAGGCATAACAAAGTCACAACCATGAATTTAACATGCAAGTAAGACAgggaattaaaagaaaatatatttgtaTAAGAATAAAGAACTAAAAGATACCGTATGAGTCTTCTAATCTTCGTATAAATGCCAATTGAAACAAAGCACCTGTGAGTTAAACAAAAAAGGAATTCAGTAGATGCTTGTTTATTGAAAACCGAGTAGCACAATCAATTGATCTTCAAATGTTTAGCTTATAGAAAACTAAACTTAGCATATTATACAATACAATACAATACAATACAACGCAGAGCAAATAGAAGGTAGAGGTTCTCAAAAGACACAATGAAGATAGTTGGTAATAAAAAGGCCGGAAAATTCCCCAGACGGCAGTCCAGCACCTCCACCTTCTCTGTGTTCTGCATAATTCGTAGTACTAGGATATGGTGTGGTGCCACTGGCCCACGTGTCTCCCTGCTATTGCAAATTCCTGTTTAGAAGGAGGATATCAAATCTTTCTTTGTGTAAAttctttcatttctttcatACTTCTAAACCCTCTATCTCCGAAACGGGAGTTTCTCTTAGCAAAACTATGAACACCAACATATTGGAAACGCATACCTCTACAATTAATGCAGCACATCCCAACCAACTCCAGAGCTAGGGTAATCCGATAAATCTCGACCAAATATATTAGCATTTTTCACTCAAAAATATTACATCAAATACTATGCTCTTATTGACTACAACAACAACTAACCAAGCCCTATCCCTCTAAGCGGGGTCAGCTGtttgaatcctagaacgccatttaGCTCGGTTTACGCTAGCATTGACTATAATTTGAAAACCATTTTTAGCCAGGAGCCATAACGATTTGCCCTAAGAATCCAAGTCAAAGGAAGCTTCTGACGGAGCTGGTAAAATTATGAATCTGAAGACTTGTTTGATTACAAACCTTAAAGTATCCAATACCCAGATCAAACCCAGACAGGAGCTTTCGTTTGGTTCCCGAAAAACACGGGAAAATCGAAAGTACTAACATAGGACCAAACTCCAACCGTTTTCTGGGTAATCGCAGAATCCAAATATGCACAAATCAATCAAATGTATATGCATGTATGTAATCAAGACGAGAAATTGCTTCGATGGTTTGATTTTACCTATGATCATTCCGACAGTGACAAAGGTTAGCAGCCCGAATACAATCTTCATCGGAGCAGCCATGGTTTCCGgtgagagaaagatagagagattgcaatcaggaaaatcaaaatgCTAAGAAAGAAGAATTCTGCAGTCTTAAACAGTTGCCAGCACCAGAACCGGGCACTTGTTGAAAAGTCATGTCCCGGCGTTAGTCAATTACTTTCTctgtttttcctttgttttttttttttttttagccgtTTTCAGTCTTATTTTCTGACatgatttttttggtcaattttcCTAACCAACGACCAACGAACAGGGATAAATTTCTTTCGTCAACTGCGGCTTGGAGCGCTCCGCACGGTACGAATGTCTGTTCCCACTGTTCGGGATTGGGATGCATCTTATATGATTTTAAGTTAAATTAGTTCGAATTGTCATGGCAGTAATTGATGGGGAATTCTTATGAGAAATAGATGTACCGATGCCAATAATTTAgataaatattatgttttttttttcttttctgaacaaatgatattacctACACTAAGGAGAGGGGTGGAGCTTAGCATTACAATagattagcaataatgtggttcaagttcgttttggcgagaatcaaacttaagacatcttacttacaagtgaagagaaaaatcaataatatggttcaagtTCGTCTTTGACgaaaatcaaacttaagacatctcacttagaagtgaaaagaaaaatcactaaactatagtactaagtgacaaatACTATGTCTCTTTTATTCTTGTGAAAGTAGATAAATACTAAATTGGACTGGGGGTTTTACACTGGACTAGCTAGGACTAATAACCCATGTTTGGTATAGCAAGAGACTAAGTTAAATGGGATTAGCTCAGACTCGTGTGGACTCCGAACCTCACTAAGTCGCCTAAATTAGTCCCACACGAAAGCAAGGTATTGCTAAGAACCTCACTACGCTGCCTTCTCTCACTACGCCTCCTTCGCGTGAACTGGTGAGAGCCAAGTATTGTTCTTCGTCAAAGCCATCGATCATTGAGTGAGCTTCATCCAGAACAagtatcctctctctctctctctctctctctctctctctctctctctctattggATTGATATGAGAATTGGGTGCTTCGAAGAGAATGCTAGAAGAAGAGGAAACATATTTGCAAATCACGGTTGCTAAATCGTGGTTGGAGGAGGAGGGTGGGTGTCGTGGCTTGCTTCGAATTTGCAGATCGGTAGGAGAAAACAGGTATACAACTATTTGTTTTCATAATTGGGATGATGATGGGATTAGCAAGGCCATGGCAAATGAAGAGAGATGGAGAGGTGTGAAGAAGTGAAATTGATGaacttaattattattatttttttgtaatatATTAGAATTACCATGATTATCTTGAAGTTCAtcaatttaaaaagtaaaagaaaaaaaaatggaggagatctaaatttaattatttagatTAGAATGTGAAATTtagttttttataattaaatttaaaaaattaaaatttagtcTTAATCTGACACTACACAAAACGCTTCACAACTTTAATACTGCTTAGTCCAAGCTAAGACAATCTAGTTTAGTCCATGAAACTAGTCCAATTTGAACTAATCTAGTGCAACAAATGCACCAATCTCCTGGGAGATAGTGAACTAAATCTCATTCCCTAAAACTCCTCTAgcatgccacttagtactatgatctagtagtattcttttttacttgtaagtgagaggtcttaggttcgattctcgtcaaaggcaTTTTAAACACATTATTATGGCAAGCTCATCGGAAAGCTTAACCCACTTCCCactcccttaatgtagataactATCGATTGTTCAGAAAAAAACTCCTCTAACTGTTTCCAATTCACTTGCCCTTGgagcagtggcgaagccacgtgagggcgaggagtggcggccgccactcccctcgccggaaaacaGGACTGAAACTCTGGGTCAGTCCTTCCCCTCGCTGGAAAACCCACTGGTTCAGTAGTTCAGTTCAACCCTCATTGTCTGTCTCGGTGGTGATGGTGATATGCAGACTGCCCTTTTTTTAAAACACCCAGGCCAAAACAACGTCGTTTTGGTCctggtaaaaaataaaataaaaaataagtgaaacGGCACCGTTTCGTATGTTTGGAATCAGAGTCTCAGTGTCGTGTTCCatccccttttctttttcaatctttctgccAATCATAGACAATAGCAGAGCAAAGTTGCCCCCTCAAACCCCAGCAGTAAcagaagaatttttttttttttaaattcccatTGGCATTTTTCCTTGCCGCACCAGCCACTCTCCATTTCTTCAACCGCTAAGCCGTCGGCTTCCAACCTTCAAaggttaaatttttaatttttaaatttataatccataatcttaattaattatttaatatgaattttgtttaattggtaTATAATCTTTTGGTAATGCAATAATATGGTTGttgattattgatatgattctatgattattgatataaaattatgaaattattttttagggtgaaaattaaaatttgaattcttgattattgattaattagttgattatacaattattcatatgattagttgaattgaatatttatttattgaataatttgtatgctCATTGGTATTGATTAAGTTGGATTAATAATTATGCATATTAGTATAGTCTACTATAGGATTAAgaatctaaattttttttttcctctccatTTTACAGTAATGTAATTGAACGatactataagaaacaatgcttaaatcctccttcaaacatttcgggtcctcctcctccttcaaatattccaagtggtcctcctcctccttcaaacATTTCGGGTAGTCCTACTCTAGGATTAAGTGATAGCATGTTTATTTATATTGAAAgagatgtatttgcttttattgataatgagcctattatgcgaCGTTTTTATGATATGAAACCTCGCAAGcaacaattttaatttgtttttattgataaattatggAAGACATACTATATAAAAGAATTTGATTGTTGCTATTTTTTTGAACCTTGCAATCTTTTAACTTCGCCCCTCCCTCCGTGAATTCCTGGCTTCGCCGCTGCCTTGGAGTAGCTCAGTTGCTCGCCTAGGCAAAAATGAACTACCCCAGGCCCTAGACCATGTGGAACAAGGTTGACACTGATGGGAGCACAATTAAAagttataaataattaattacaaatacaaaaaaatgaataatttatattttataaaaagaatTCATATAAATACTTAACTATGTTGTacatcacatttcaatattttcaaataatttgaatcaattttttgttattatccaaaattaaaaatattttatttatagttttataaatagataaaaaatattttaataccaATAGCCTAGGTTATTCAGTTTAAAAGTGGAGATATACTTGAGCAATTACTATTCACTTGCGAGGATTGAATTGGCTATTGCCCATGTGATTTTTTAAGGGTGCAAGTGCTATATGAACTTTGGCCCAATTGGCAGGGTCGatcttgagattttttaagCCTAGGGCAACACAAAAAATGTGCcctttaaattattttcattaaaaaataaaaaacgaaaagcagtcacttagtactacggtctagtgatagtttttttcacttgtaagtaagaagtttgaggttcaattctcgtcaaagacAAATATAACCgcattattgttagcctattgtgagacttagcccaccccccaccccatgtagataatattgtttgttttctGTCACCCTTGTCCTTTTGCCATTTAGTACTACAATTTAGtgatattcattttcacttgtaagtgagaggtcttaggttcgattattgCCAAtggtgaatttgaatcacatttttgttagcccattgtgaggctaagcctatCCACTTacctttaatgtagataatatcgtttgttaaaaaaaaagatcagtGATGCTCTTGTGCCAATAGAATTAATTACTTTTATACCAAATTTACCATAGCAATCAGCCCCATtattttttagggaactttaacgaaaagcacccggtactgtttactttaacgaaaaaccacatttttacactaaaaagtcaattctggtactattcactttaccttttattttgtccgtaTTATtaaaacccttttcattagttttcttattttttactgcgttcctattttttttacccaaaaacgCGGCCACCAACGGCCCATTTGGTTCCTCAACCCAAAACACCCGCTTCTCTCTCCCACTAGGGTTTTAGACTTTTTTGGAGGTTTTGCCACTAGAAACCCTCCAGTTGCAGGCTCTTCGTTCTGATTTGATCGGAATCCTCGATAGCCATTCTTCTTCTCTCCGAGTATTGTTGCCGACGAAAGGCAGAGCACAAGCAATGGCGGGCCTcgttcctcctcctcctccaaccGCCGCGGCTGATACGATTCCGAAGCCGAAAGAGGATGAGAAAGTGGATTACTTGAATCTTCCTTGCCCTATTCCCTACGAGGAGATCCACCGTGAAGCTCTcagtcagtctctctctctctcgctctcgcTCTTTCCTCcattattttcatatttcatTATCTTTCTAGTTTATCTTGCATTGTTTTTTGATGTGCAAATTATGGAGATTTGTGTTTATTCTTGTTAATATTTAAAGTTTAAACATTTGCTCTTCTGGGTTTTTCTTTTACATGTAATTCATGAAAGTTTTATTGTGAATTAATCTGTTATATATCTTATATTTGAATTATGAATTCTCGGAGAAATACAATTGTATTAGGTCTTTTAGCTATCGTTTTGGTGGCTCATGTTACGTCACCCGATTTTAGAAACCAAAGGGAatgactttttatttttgggtttaCTTGGAAAGGAAAGAAGTGCTCTTTGAGTGTTGAGTCTAAGACGGGATTATTTTGTACGTGTATGCAGTGTCTTTAAAGCCGGAACTGTTTGAGGGGATGCGCTTTGATTTCACTAAAGGACTCAATCAGAGGTTCTCACTCAGTCACAGGTCTGATCAGACTTCCAATTCATTCCCATCATCATTACGTTTAATTCTTATTATTTAGATACTGATCTGAATCGTAACGCTCCTTTGACAACCAACAATCAGCGTGTTCATGGGACCTACCGAGGTTCCTTCACAATCTCCCGAAACTATTAAAATTCCCACTGCTCACTATGAGTTTGGTGCCAACTTTATAGATCCAAAGGTAACTAACTGTCTTATGAAATTGATC encodes:
- the LOC103449924 gene encoding prolyl 4-hydroxylase 1 isoform X1, with the translated sequence MAAPMKIVFGLLTFVTVGMIIGALFQLAFIRRLEDSYGSGFPSPRKVLGSDGYRQLPGGAYWSNDKEAEILRLGYVKPEVISWEPRIIVLHKFLSMEECDYLRTLASPRLQVSTVVDVRTGKGIKSNVRTSSGMFLSPEEKKYPMIQAIEKRIAVFSQVPIENGELIQVLRYEKDQYYRPHHDYFSDTFNLKRGGQRVATILMYLSDNVEGGETIFPTASSGKCTCGGRAATGLSVKPIKGDAVLFWSMNLEGKEDPTSIHGGCEVLSGEKWSATKWMRQKRTS